A region from the Aegilops tauschii subsp. strangulata cultivar AL8/78 chromosome 5, Aet v6.0, whole genome shotgun sequence genome encodes:
- the LOC109747119 gene encoding DEAD-box ATP-dependent RNA helicase 22, with the protein MALSHLRHAPLALRLALPSIACSSPATRRLLLFAPARPWRLLSTASKPRSLATAAAAEADSTSAGADGFFAEDSTSWKSLGISDRLASALHGTGLERPSLVQAACIPHVLTANDVIVAAETGSGKTHGYLVPLIEKLCTKSSSTEDGDSENIAARTDNIVLVFCPNVMLCEQVVSMANSLLNVSGEPLKRAAAVCGPKGWPAVRPDILVATPAALLNYLFDYDPERRRREKFLRSVKYIVFDEADMLLCGSFENQIIRLIHMLRFDEKLLSRAEDSGKEVPLEGSDEYHEDSGSESAEVSDIDDENEDGHIQDGAVKAKNAHVGARRDWRRVRKVYRRSKQYVFVAATLPQSGKKTAGGVLKRMFPSAVWVSGAYLHRHNPRLERRWIEVTTDTQVDALLDAVKYGLKSEVDPELGPNRTMVFTNTVDAANSVSDILRRVGIPCILYHRESSLEERTANLQSFRENGGVLVCTDAAARGLDVPNVSHVIQAEFAACAVDFLHRVGRTARAGQSGIVTSLYTDANRDLVRAVRQAEELAQPVERAFSRKRSFRNKLKKQARLLEPATLLS; encoded by the exons ATGGCGCTGAGCCACCTCCGCCATGCGCCGCTCGCGCTCCGCCTCGCGCTCCCATCCATCGCCTGCTCCTCTCCCGCCACCCGCCGCCTCTTACTCTTTGCGCCGGCGCGCCCGTGGCGCCTCCTCTCCACCGCCTCGAAGCCGCGCTCGCTCGCCACCGCAGCCGCCGCCGAGGCCGACAGCACCAGCGCGGGCGCCGACGGCTTCTTCGCCGAGGACAGCACGTCCTGGAAGTCCCTCGGCATCTCCGACCGCCTCGCGTCCGCCTTGCACGGCACTGGGCTCGAGAGGCCCTCGCTGGTCCAG GCAGCTTGTATACCACATGTTCTTACGGCGAACGATGTAATTGTTGCGGCAGAGACTGGCAGTGGCAAAACACATGGTTACCTGGTTCCACTGATTGAAAAACTGTGCACCAAATCTTCCTCCACAGAAGATGGTGATTCTGAAAACATTGCTGCGAGAACAGATAACATTGTGCTGGTTTTCTGTCCTAATGTCATGCTGTGTGAGCAAGTTGTTTCAATGGCTAATTCATTACTTAATGTATCTGGTGAACCACTTAAGCGTGCTGCTGCAGTTTGTGGGCCAAAG GGTTGGCCAGCAGTTCGCCCAGATATTCTTGTAGCCACTCCAGCCGCTCTTTTGAATTATCTATTCGATTATGACCCAGAGAGGAGGCGGAGGGAGAAGTTCCTACGCAGTGTAAAATACATC GTATTTGATGAGGCAGACATGCTACTTTGCGGAAGTTTTGAAAATCAGATCATTCGTCTCATCCACATGCTGCGGTTTGACGAGAAGTTACTTTCAAGGGCGGAAGATTCTGGAAAAGAAGTACCGCTCGAAGGTTCTGATGAATATCATGAGGATTCTGGTTCTGAGAGTGCTGAAGTTAGTGATATTGATGATGAAAATGAAGATGGTCATATTCAAGATGGAGCAGTCAAGGCGAAGAATGCTCATGTAGGAGCACGCAGGGATTGGAGAAGGGTTAGAAAAGTTTATAGGCGCAGCAAGCAATATGTCTTTGTTGCTGCCACCCTCCCTCAGAGTGGAAAAAAGACTGCTGGTGGTGTGCTGAAACGTATGTTTCCTAGTGCTGTGTGGGTTAGTGGTGCTTATCTGCACCGTCACAACCCTAG ACTGGAGAGAAGATGGATAGAGGTTACTACTGATACACAAGTCGATGCTCTTCTGGATGCAGTAAAGTATGGCCTGAAGAGTGAAGTTGACCCAGAACTTGGTCCAAATCGAACTATGGTGTTCACGAACACTGTCGACGCTGCTAATTCAGTCTCTGACATATTGCGGAGAGTTGGTATTCCATGCATCTTGTACCACCGTGAGAGCTCCCTGGAGGAAAGGACAGCCAATTTACAATCTTTCCGGGAGAATGGTGGTGTGCTCGTCTGTACTGATGCTGCCGCTCGTGGACTTGATGTGCCAAATGTTTCCCATGTTATTCAG GCGGAGTTTGCTGCTTGCGCTGTCGACTTTTTGCACAGGGTGGGTCGCACAGCTAGAGCTGGCCAATCTGGAATAGTGACTAGCCTATATACAGATGCAAACCGTGATCTCGTGAGAGCAGTTCGTCAAGCAGAGGAGCTGGCCCAGCCAGTG GAGAGGGCGTTCAGTAGAAAAAGAAGTTTCCGCAACAAGTTGAAGAAACAAGCTCGACTGCTTGAACCTGCAACGTTGCTGTCTTAA